A genomic region of Arachis stenosperma cultivar V10309 chromosome 9, arast.V10309.gnm1.PFL2, whole genome shotgun sequence contains the following coding sequences:
- the LOC130949736 gene encoding uncharacterized protein LOC130949736, whose protein sequence is MGVWADHNLQDIRAKIFPYKKRKTKIKEPEVLPSVSPPAKRKERSLSSCHGKDWMDLPRYSEEYINGVISFLEFAYSEGEPDGQQIQCPCKRCCNIEWYRRDVVFDHLVADGFVKGYRTWINHGEWTIPMVVDDDTDDEGARDDIEGLLNDAFGDHAEGVTVGPNEEAKKFYNLIDGASQELYPGCKKFSTLSFTIRLYLLKCLHGWSNASFTSLLELLKEAMPEINIPPSFHKTKAMIRDLGLDYKKIDACPNDCLLYRKELKDETQCRVCGTSRYTENSSDNSENQPHKKGRPISAKTLRYFPIIPRLQRLFMCSKTAASLRWHDEERIKDGTLKHPADGLAWTNFDEMNEDFAKESRNIRLGLSSDGFNPFRSMNISWSTWPVMLMVYNLPPWMCMKPEYCMLSLLIPGPQSPGKDIDVYLQPLMEDLKLLWEIGVETYDASKNETFQMRAALLWTINDFPAYAMLSG, encoded by the exons ATGGGTGTTTG GGCAGACCATAATTTACAAGACATTAGGGCTAAAATATTTCCTTATAAGAAAAGGAAGACCAAGATCAAGGAACCAGAAGTTTTGCCTTCAGTATCCCCACCTGCAAAGAGGAAGGAAAGATCACTTTCATCGTGTCATGGCAAG GATTGGATGGATCTACCGAGGTATAGCGAAGAGTATATCAATGGTGTTATTAGTTTCTTAGAGTTTGCATACTCTGAGGGAGAACCGGACGGACAACAAATTCAATGTCCTTGTAAGAGGTGTTGTAACATTGAGTGGTATAGAAGAGATGTGGTGTTTGACCATTTAGTAGCCGACGGATTTGTTAAGGGATATAGAACATGGATTAATCACGGGGAATGGACAATCCCGATGGTGGTTGATGATGACACGGATGATGAAGGTGCACGCGATGACATCGAAGGACTGCTTAATGATGCATTTGGAGATCATGCTGAGGGTGTTACTGTAGGTCCAAATGAAGAGGCTAAAaagttttataatttaattgatgGGGCAAGTCAAGAGTTATACCCGGGCTGCAAGAAATTTTCTACATTATCTTTTACAATCCGCCTGTACTTGTTAAAGTGTTTGCACGGTTGGAGCAATGCCTCCTTCACTTCCCTTCTAGAGCTATTGAAAGAGGCAATGCCTGAAATTAACATACCTCCATCTTTCCATAAGACGAAGGCTATGATAAGAGATTTAGGTCtggattataaaaaaattgatgctTGTCCTAATGATTGCCTCCTGTATAGGAAAGAACTAAAGGATGAAACACAATGTCGTGTATGTGGAACATCTCGATATACTGAAAATTCTAGTGATAATAGCGAGAACCAACCTCACAAGAAAGGTCGTCCTATTTCTGCAAAGACTCTGAGATACTTTCCTATAATTCCAAGACTTCAGCGATTATTTATGTGCTCAAAAACGGCAGCTAGTCTGAGGTGGCATGATGAGGAGCGCATTAAAGATGGGACGTTAAAGCATCCTGCTGATGGACTGGCATGGACGAACTTTGATGAAATGAATGAAGATTTTGCAAAAGAATCACGCAATATTAGACTAGGCTTGTCAAGTGATGGGTTCAACCCATTTCGTAGCATGAATATTTCATGGAGCACGTGGCCCGTAATGTTGATGGTATATAACTTGCCTCCGTGGATGTGCATGAAACCTGAATATTGTATGCTTTCTTTGCTTATCCCTGGGCCACAATCACCTGGCAAAGATATTGACGTGTATCTACAACCATTGATGGAAGACTTGAAGTTGTTGTGGGAAATAGGGGTGGAAACTTATGATGCATCAAAGAATGAGACCTTTCAAATGCGGGCAGCTCTTTTGTGGACAATTAATGATTTTCCTGCGTATGCTATGTTGTCTGGGTGA